CGGTAAATACGATTAAATATTTTAATCTAAAATTCTGTAGCAATCTGCTTCACAGCTATTTCAGGTTAAAAAAGTAATCATAAAAAAATTTTACCGTGCCTGTCATCATGGATAACACCGCCAGAAAAATAGCAATTGCAGCGGTTCCTTCGAAAAATGAAAAAATTGTCCCTACCACATATCCCAAATTATTGATCATTCCCAAAATTGCACTCATTTTTAAGCGATGCCCAAACGTCCCTTCAAATCTGGACGAGGCATGATAGAGTTTGATGTTTTGATCAAGCGAGAACAGGTTAGCAAATAAAAATAAAGTCCATCCTGATTGGATAAAGGCATTTCCGGTCCCGTCAAGGTTCAGCCAGCTCACCCGTTCCATCTCGCCAAGGGTGCAGAGCACCCCAGATCCTAAATAACACAGTCCGTGCACTAAACTTTGTTTAGCCTGAATCTTTTTGATGTTTCTGATCTGCTGTTGACGACTTTCAGAAAAAGCATCTGTGTTCCGATTAGCAGACAAATATTCCAGCCCAATTTCCTGCAAGCCAAAGCCGAAAACACTAGTGGATTGCATGAGCCCGAAATGCTTCAGCGTCAATTGGAAAACACGTTCGGTTAATTTTATTGCAGGCCTGATGACATCAGGCAAAGAAACTTTACCGATTACATACGAGGGAAAAGAAGTCGGTGCCACTTAGAATACAACCTCTGTTCCCCGGAAAAGCTCGACAGGAGCCATCGCTTTTTTCCCTTCAAGCTGCAGCTTCTGAATCTTGACGGAACCTTCTCCACATCCAATTTCTACCCCCTCTTCATTGACAGCTATGATCTTGCGAGGAACAGAATTAACAGATGCGCCAAGAACGCTTTTGATCAGCTTCATCCGTTTCTTCTCTCCTTTTACATCGACCCAGCACCAAGCTCCTGGATAGGGTTGAGATCCACGCACCAAGTCATGAATTCTTCTTGCTGGCATTGTCCAGTCGATTTCGCAATCTTCCAATTCCACTTTTGGAGCGAATGTGGCCTCATCATCGTTTTGGGGCATTCCTTCAACAGGTCCATTTTCAAACTTTCGGATCGTTTGCAGTAGCATCTCCGCCCCTTTTTGGCATAAGCGTTCCTCGAGCTCTCCAAAAGTTTCATTTTCATCAATGACTAAAGATTGGGTTTGAATAATATCGCCTGCGTCCATTTTCTTGACCATGTACATAATCGAAACACCTGTTTCCTTTTCACCATTCATGATGGCGCGTTGAATTGGTGCGGCTCCTCGATATTTAGGGAGCAGACTTGTATGCAGATTGATGCACCCAAGCCTGGGCATGCCAAGAATATGCTCCTTCACAATTTCTCCATAAGCAACCACGACAAATAAGTCTGCTTCATAAGGAGGTAAGACGTTTGCAAACTCAGAAGAGGAGGCTTTTTCAGGTTGATACACAGGAAGACCATGTTCAATAGCAACCTCTTTAACTGGAGTGGAAATTAACTTGTTCGATCGCCCTTTGGGCTTATCCGGACGGGTGACAACGGAAACAATTTTTATTCCGTGTTCCAATAAATATCGCAAGACACTGGCAGAAAAATGCGGTGTTCCAAAAAAAATGACTTTCATCAAACTGTTACTGCTTGAGTTTCTTTAACAGAAACCTCTTCCTCCTCTTCATCCGTAAAAGGAATTTCCTCTTCT
This genomic window from Waddlia chondrophila WSU 86-1044 contains:
- the fmt gene encoding methionyl-tRNA formyltransferase, which produces MKVIFFGTPHFSASVLRYLLEHGIKIVSVVTRPDKPKGRSNKLISTPVKEVAIEHGLPVYQPEKASSSEFANVLPPYEADLFVVVAYGEIVKEHILGMPRLGCINLHTSLLPKYRGAAPIQRAIMNGEKETGVSIMYMVKKMDAGDIIQTQSLVIDENETFGELEERLCQKGAEMLLQTIRKFENGPVEGMPQNDDEATFAPKVELEDCEIDWTMPARRIHDLVRGSQPYPGAWCWVDVKGEKKRMKLIKSVLGASVNSVPRKIIAVNEEGVEIGCGEGSVKIQKLQLEGKKAMAPVELFRGTEVVF